The region TTCCAGCCATCGGCCAAACCCGGAAGAATGTGTCGCTCGATGACATTTGGGGTCGCAATCAGGGTGTATTTGCCCAGCGTACCGTTGAAGCGGTTAACTGGATGAAAGCCGGTGGTTTTTACACGACCCTCGACGGTGGGAAAATCATGAAGTTTTCCATTACCACCGGCGCAGCCGTAGAAACCCTCTTCGATGCGCGGCAGGCAACCGTTTCAGGTACGACAAAACGGGTTAGTGTAGAGGGGTACCAACTGTCGGCCGATGAACGGAAGCTGCTCATCACGACCCAGGAAGAACCCATTTACCGGCGGTCGAGTAAGGCTGAGTTCTACGTCTATGACCTGACTACCAAAGCGCTGAAGCAGTTGAGCAAAGCGGGTAAACAGCAATACGCTACGTTCTCGCCCGATGGCAAACAGGTGGCGTTCATGCGTGAGAATAACCTGTTTGTGGTTGATCTGGATACCCAAAAGGAAACCAAACTCACCACCGACGGCAGGCAGAATGCCATCATAAACGGTGGCGCCGACTGGGTGTATGAAGAAGAGTTTAGTATGGCGCGGGCTTTCGAATGGTCGCCGGATAGCAAGCGGCTGGCCTGGATTCGGTTCGACGAAAGCCGCGTTCCTGAATATGACATGCAGCTTTGGGGCGGCTTGTATCCGATAGAATACCGCTTCAAGTATCCAAAAGCGGGTGAAGCCAATTCACGCGTGTCCGTTTGGGTAGCCAATGTGCTCACCGGTAAAAAAGTGCAGGCACAAACGGGCACCGAAACCGATATATACCTGCCCCGCATTCAGTGGACGAAAAACCCGGAACTGCTGTCGATTCGGCGTATGAACCGGCTTCAGAATAAGCTCGACCTGCTGCATGTAAACGCAGCCACCGGACAAGCCACAACGGTGCTGACCGAGACAAGCGCCACTTACGTCGACCTGGAGTTTACCGACGACCTGACGTACCTTGCCGATGGCAAGTCGTTTCTCTGGAGCAGCGAACGCAGCGGCTACAAACAGTTGTATCTGTACACTATAAACGGCCAGCTTATTCGGCCCATCACGACCGGCAATTTTGAGGTTTCCAGCGTATCGGGTGTGGATGAGAAAACAGGCACGATCTTTTTCACATCTACCGAAATGTCTCCGCTCGAACGGCATCTGTACCGCATTGGTCTGGATGGGCAGAACAAACAAAAGCTGACTACCTTGCCCGGTACGTACACTACCAATTTCAGCCCCGATTTTACTTACTATCTACTGTATCATACATCGTCAAACGCGCCGGTGCGGGTTAGCCTGCGGGATACGAAAACAACCCGCGACCTACGGGTACTCGAATCGAACGACGACCTGAAAAGCCGGTTAGCCGGTTATGCAATCCAGCCAAAACAGTTCTTTCAGACCAAAGCGGCCGATGGTTCTCCGCTGAATAGCTGGATGATCCGCCCGGCGAACTTCGACAGTACGGGCACAAAAAAATATCCGGTACTGATGTTCGTATATGGCGGTCCGGGTTCGCAGACGGTGAAAAACGATTGGGATAGCCGTGATTTTTTCTGGTACCAGACCCTGGCTCAGAAAGGATACATCATTGTATCGGTCGATGGACGAGGTACGGGTGCCCGGGGAGCCGCCTTTCGAACTGCTACCTACGCCCAACTCGGCAAACTCGAAACCGAAGACCAGATTTCCGCAGCCCGAAATCTAAAGACCCTGCCTTATGTTGACCCTGCCCGCGTTGGAATCTGGGGGTGGAGTTATGGTGGCTACATGAGTGCGTTGTGCATGACCCTTGGGGCCGATGTCTTCAAAGCGGGTATCTCCGTAGCTCCCGTAACGAACTGGCGGTTCTACGACACCATTTATACCGAGCGGTACCTCAAACGTCCGCAGGAGAATGCATCGGGTTACGACGATAATTCGCCCGTTACGCACGCGGCCAAACTGCGCGGCCCATTTCTGCTCGTACACGGCACCGGCGACGATAACGTGCATTTCCAGAACTCCGTTGCGTTTGAAGATGCACTTATTGCGGCTGGCAAGCAGTTCCAGTCCTTCTATTACCCCAACCGGAACCACGGCATTTACGGCGGCAACACCCGCCTACACCTCTACCAAATGCTGACGGACTTTGTGGAGAAGAATCTGTAGGGTTGCTCCTGTCTGTGGTATCAGACAGGAACTGCGGCCTCGGTTTGTTGCATGCTGTCGTGCGGTCAGTTTCTTAAAACTGACCAGCGAGGACGGTTCGCCGATGCGATTCTCAAAACCTCGTTCTGTTGATAGCCTGACACGGTAGATTTTAAGAAACCTACATCCTCGGTCTGTGAAGGCATAGACCGAGGGTGCGGAAATCTGTTGCATGCTAATCCGCTATATTGTCTGCTCCTGAGGTCGCGTAGCGATTTAATGTTTGTAGCAAAAGGATGATATCTTCTGGTTTTGGTCGCGTAGCGATCTGGCTGTTGGAGCGCTACGCGACTAAAAATACCCTTTTACATAATCACCCACTTGTTCGGGTCCACTACCGGCAACGGGTAGTCCTGCCCAAGCACGACGCCATACGTTTCCTGCTGTTCAGAAGACAGACTCCAGGCGAGGTGTACCTGCTCGTTCGGCACCTTGGCGAGTTCGGGAAGCCAGTGTTTTACGTAGTCGCCC is a window of Spirosoma linguale DSM 74 DNA encoding:
- a CDS encoding peptidase S9B dipeptidylpeptidase IV domain protein (PFAM: peptidase S9B dipeptidylpeptidase IV domain protein; peptidase S9 prolyl oligopeptidase active site domain protein~KEGG: ilo:IL2328 dipeptidyl aminopeptidase), with the protein product MTAPQFLTRFLLVLVALPAIGQTRKNVSLDDIWGRNQGVFAQRTVEAVNWMKAGGFYTTLDGGKIMKFSITTGAAVETLFDARQATVSGTTKRVSVEGYQLSADERKLLITTQEEPIYRRSSKAEFYVYDLTTKALKQLSKAGKQQYATFSPDGKQVAFMRENNLFVVDLDTQKETKLTTDGRQNAIINGGADWVYEEEFSMARAFEWSPDSKRLAWIRFDESRVPEYDMQLWGGLYPIEYRFKYPKAGEANSRVSVWVANVLTGKKVQAQTGTETDIYLPRIQWTKNPELLSIRRMNRLQNKLDLLHVNAATGQATTVLTETSATYVDLEFTDDLTYLADGKSFLWSSERSGYKQLYLYTINGQLIRPITTGNFEVSSVSGVDEKTGTIFFTSTEMSPLERHLYRIGLDGQNKQKLTTLPGTYTTNFSPDFTYYLLYHTSSNAPVRVSLRDTKTTRDLRVLESNDDLKSRLAGYAIQPKQFFQTKAADGSPLNSWMIRPANFDSTGTKKYPVLMFVYGGPGSQTVKNDWDSRDFFWYQTLAQKGYIIVSVDGRGTGARGAAFRTATYAQLGKLETEDQISAARNLKTLPYVDPARVGIWGWSYGGYMSALCMTLGADVFKAGISVAPVTNWRFYDTIYTERYLKRPQENASGYDDNSPVTHAAKLRGPFLLVHGTGDDNVHFQNSVAFEDALIAAGKQFQSFYYPNRNHGIYGGNTRLHLYQMLTDFVEKNL